One genomic region from Gemmobacter sp. 24YEA27 encodes:
- the tnpB gene encoding IS66 family insertion sequence element accessory protein TnpB (TnpB, as the term is used for proteins encoded by IS66 family insertion elements, is considered an accessory protein, since TnpC, encoded by a neighboring gene, is a DDE family transposase.), whose product MIAFPAGAKVWIAGGVTDMRCGMNSLALKVQQGLGRDPHGGEIFCFRGRRGDLIKVLWHDGVGMSLYLKRLEAGKFIWPVSRDGAAVPVSAAQLGYLLEGIDWRNPRWTQRPASAG is encoded by the coding sequence ATGATCGCGTTTCCGGCTGGGGCGAAGGTCTGGATCGCGGGCGGGGTGACGGACATGCGCTGCGGGATGAACAGCCTGGCGCTGAAGGTGCAGCAGGGGCTGGGGCGCGACCCACACGGTGGCGAGATCTTCTGTTTTCGCGGGCGCAGGGGGGATCTGATCAAGGTGCTGTGGCACGATGGGGTCGGCATGTCGCTCTATCTGAAGCGCCTGGAGGCGGGGAAGTTCATCTGGCCGGTGAGCCGGGACGGCGCTGCCGTTCCTGTCTCGGCGGCGCAGCTCGGCTATCTTCTCGAGGGGATCGACTGGCGCAATCCGCGCTGGACGCAGCGGCCTGCCTCGGCGGGCTGA
- a CDS encoding DMT family transporter, translating into MKRPIDLTAFGLMILLCLTWGLQQTAMKLAAPGIDPMLQIGLRSAMAAALVFAISRLIRRDRWRPRIFLGPGLLAGTLFALEFLLVAEGLRWTTASHIGVFLYTGPIFAAIGLHFAQPDERMARVQWLGVAITFTGVAAIFLLPELRGNQPLAPSMIVGDLLGLGAGIAWGLTTVVIRTSRLANAPPAQTLTNQLFVAGIVALAFSALTGRLGMQPSAGDLVNLGFQTIIICTVSFMIWFRLLQVYPSSRLGVLSLMTPVFGVMSGALLLGEHLTPDFLFGGALVLLGMLTVEAHDLLLRRRCLRQGHAGTS; encoded by the coding sequence ATGAAACGACCGATTGACCTTACGGCCTTTGGGCTGATGATCCTGCTTTGCCTCACCTGGGGCCTGCAGCAGACCGCGATGAAACTTGCAGCCCCGGGCATCGACCCGATGCTGCAGATCGGGCTGCGCTCCGCCATGGCGGCAGCCCTTGTCTTCGCCATCAGCCGACTGATCCGCCGCGACCGCTGGCGGCCCCGCATTTTCCTGGGCCCGGGCCTGCTGGCAGGCACGCTCTTTGCGCTGGAGTTTCTGCTGGTGGCCGAGGGGCTGCGCTGGACCACGGCATCGCATATCGGGGTATTCCTTTATACCGGGCCGATCTTTGCCGCCATCGGGCTGCATTTTGCCCAGCCGGATGAGAGAATGGCGCGCGTTCAGTGGCTGGGGGTGGCGATAACCTTCACCGGAGTGGCGGCGATCTTTCTTTTGCCAGAGCTGCGCGGCAATCAGCCCCTCGCGCCGTCGATGATTGTCGGTGACCTGCTTGGCCTTGGTGCCGGTATTGCCTGGGGGCTGACGACGGTCGTTATACGCACCTCGCGCCTTGCCAATGCGCCTCCGGCCCAGACGCTGACAAACCAGCTTTTCGTGGCGGGCATTGTGGCCCTTGCTTTCAGCGCTCTGACCGGACGCCTAGGGATGCAGCCCAGTGCCGGCGACTTGGTAAATCTTGGGTTTCAGACCATAATCATCTGCACTGTCAGCTTTATGATATGGTTCCGCCTCCTTCAGGTCTATCCGTCCTCCCGCCTCGGGGTGCTCAGCCTCATGACGCCCGTCTTCGGTGTGATGTCAGGTGCGCTGCTGCTGGGCGAACATCTGACGCCGGACTTCCTCTTTGGCGGCGCCCTGGTGCTTCTGGGAATGCTTACGGTTGAGGCCCACGACCTGCTGCTGCGTCGTCGCTGCCTCCGGCAGGGGCATGCCGGAACAAGCTGA
- a CDS encoding IS66 family transposase has translation MSETPSEIDILRVALAAAEARTAAAEDELIQARAVVSASDVMIRHLQLQIAKLRREQFGHSAERHARLIEQLEMQLKDLETDLGQDRAKTDAAVAKTTVAAFERRRPSRKPFPDHLPRERVVVEAPASCTCCGSTRIVKMGEDITETLEVIPRQWKVIQTIREKFTCRDCEKISQPPAPFHPTPRGWAGPNLLAMVLFEKFGQHQPLNRQAERYAKEGVEISLSTLADQVGACSVALQPIHDLIRTHVLGAERLHADDTTVPLMAKGGTQTARLWTYLRDDRPFAGGAPPAALYYFSTDRRMEHPTRHLAGWTGILQADAYGGYNGVYDAARKPAPVFSALCWSHARRKFFELADIKATARKGRSVAEEISPIALEAVKRIDAIFDAEREITGMGAEARQDTRKRLVRPMVEDLHDWMRAERARMSKHNPVAKAINYMFEQDGRWDAFTRFLDDGRICLTNNSAERALRGIALGRKAWLFTGSPRGGERAAFMYSLIVTAKMNDVDPQAWLADVLARLPDMPVSRLPELLPWKWKRSPIAKAA, from the coding sequence ATGTCGGAGACCCCCTCGGAGATCGATATCCTGCGTGTTGCCCTCGCTGCGGCAGAGGCGCGCACTGCTGCTGCAGAGGATGAACTGATACAGGCGCGCGCCGTCGTTTCCGCCTCCGATGTGATGATCCGGCACTTGCAGCTCCAGATCGCCAAACTCCGCCGCGAGCAGTTCGGCCACAGCGCCGAACGCCACGCCCGGCTGATCGAACAACTCGAGATGCAGCTTAAGGATCTGGAGACGGACCTTGGGCAGGATCGGGCAAAGACGGATGCCGCCGTGGCGAAGACCACAGTTGCGGCTTTCGAACGTCGCCGTCCGTCCCGCAAGCCGTTTCCCGATCATTTGCCGCGGGAGCGCGTGGTGGTCGAAGCCCCGGCCTCCTGCACCTGTTGTGGGTCGACGCGCATCGTGAAGATGGGCGAGGACATCACCGAGACGCTGGAGGTCATTCCCCGGCAGTGGAAGGTGATCCAGACCATCCGCGAGAAGTTCACCTGCCGGGATTGCGAGAAGATCAGCCAACCACCGGCCCCCTTCCACCCCACGCCTCGGGGCTGGGCCGGCCCCAACCTGCTGGCGATGGTGCTCTTCGAGAAGTTCGGCCAGCATCAGCCCTTGAACCGGCAGGCCGAACGCTATGCCAAGGAAGGTGTCGAGATCAGCCTGTCTACGCTGGCCGACCAGGTCGGGGCCTGCAGCGTCGCGCTGCAGCCGATCCACGATCTGATCCGCACCCATGTTCTCGGCGCCGAACGACTACACGCGGATGATACGACCGTGCCACTGATGGCCAAGGGCGGGACGCAGACGGCCCGGCTCTGGACCTATCTGCGCGATGACCGCCCCTTTGCAGGCGGGGCACCACCTGCGGCGCTCTATTACTTCTCGACCGACCGAAGGATGGAACATCCGACCCGGCATCTGGCGGGCTGGACCGGCATCCTGCAGGCCGACGCCTATGGCGGATACAACGGCGTTTACGATGCGGCCCGCAAACCCGCGCCGGTGTTCAGCGCGCTATGCTGGAGCCACGCCCGGCGGAAGTTCTTCGAACTGGCCGACATCAAGGCCACCGCCCGTAAGGGCAGATCGGTCGCCGAAGAGATCTCGCCCATCGCGCTGGAAGCCGTCAAACGCATCGATGCCATCTTCGATGCCGAGCGCGAGATCACCGGCATGGGCGCCGAAGCGCGCCAAGATACCCGCAAGAGGCTGGTGCGCCCGATGGTCGAAGACCTGCACGACTGGATGCGGGCCGAGCGCGCCCGGATGTCGAAGCACAACCCCGTCGCCAAGGCCATCAACTACATGTTCGAGCAGGACGGCCGCTGGGACGCCTTCACCCGCTTCCTCGACGACGGCCGCATCTGCCTGACGAACAACTCAGCCGAACGAGCCCTGCGCGGTATCGCCCTCGGCCGCAAAGCCTGGCTCTTCACCGGTTCGCCCCGGGGCGGCGAACGCGCCGCCTTCATGTATTCCCTCATCGTCACCGCCAAGATGAACGACGTCGATCCTCAGGCTTGGCTGGCCGATGTCCTGGCACGACTCCCCGACATGCCAGTGTCGCGCCTGCCGGAACTGCTCCCCTGGAAATGGAAGCGCAGCCCCATCGCCAAAGCCGCATAA
- a CDS encoding helix-turn-helix transcriptional regulator: MQPPHLRQPPGHVTLPAPIWFRVEAMPDNGTYPFMRHPWGEFVYSYSGVTELRTGGQVLLAPPHMAFWIPAGADQVGYNRKATVHVSIYIDQSLCAEMPDVPVSLRVTPLLRAMLDRLELASFDDTAQQARLLRVMVDEMERCPVTQSFLPDSDEPALKRLLAALHDTPSDRRSTATLARSFGLSERTLLRLCKRDLGMSLTEWRNRQRAVRAIAMLQEDVSVETIALDLGYATASAFIAMFKGIMGDSPARYVGR; encoded by the coding sequence ATGCAACCGCCGCATCTCCGCCAGCCGCCGGGACATGTCACCCTGCCAGCGCCGATCTGGTTTCGGGTCGAAGCCATGCCGGATAACGGAACTTATCCTTTCATGCGACACCCCTGGGGGGAGTTCGTCTATTCCTATAGTGGCGTGACCGAGTTGCGAACCGGCGGCCAGGTGCTGCTGGCGCCGCCTCATATGGCCTTCTGGATCCCTGCAGGGGCCGATCAGGTCGGATATAATCGCAAGGCCACGGTGCATGTCTCGATCTATATCGATCAGTCCCTTTGCGCAGAAATGCCCGATGTGCCGGTTTCCCTGCGCGTAACCCCTTTGCTCCGGGCAATGCTCGACCGACTGGAACTGGCCTCTTTCGATGACACAGCGCAGCAAGCCCGACTGCTGCGCGTGATGGTCGATGAGATGGAGCGCTGCCCGGTAACCCAGAGCTTCCTGCCTGACAGCGACGAGCCCGCGTTGAAACGGCTGCTGGCCGCGTTGCACGACACTCCGTCGGATCGGAGAAGCACCGCCACACTTGCCCGATCTTTTGGGCTGAGTGAACGGACGCTGCTTCGGCTGTGTAAACGAGATCTGGGAATGTCTCTGACCGAATGGCGCAACCGGCAGCGTGCGGTTCGCGCCATCGCAATGCTGCAGGAGGATGTAAGCGTCGAGACCATCGCGCTTGATCTTGGCTATGCGACCGCCTCTGCCTTCATCGCCATGTTCAAAGGGATTATGGGGGATAGCCCTGCACGATATGTTGGGCGGTAG
- a CDS encoding transposase, whose amino-acid sequence MDDPKFRSQIEVLSVVDKGRRREWTDAEKVRIVEESLRGFRQCAATARRYEISRALLTRWRRDFRSGQLVAGSRPQFLAVQVASDTAGTACRQSTTEPTSDREDHVEITLANGRRLAVAAAIDPMLLARLVQVLDRA is encoded by the coding sequence ATGGATGACCCTAAGTTCAGATCACAGATCGAGGTTCTCTCGGTTGTCGACAAAGGTCGGCGGCGGGAATGGACGGATGCCGAGAAGGTTCGGATTGTCGAAGAGAGCCTTCGGGGTTTTCGGCAATGCGCCGCGACGGCTCGGCGTTACGAGATTTCGCGGGCACTGCTGACGCGGTGGCGTCGGGATTTTCGGTCCGGTCAACTTGTCGCTGGCAGTCGCCCGCAGTTTCTTGCGGTGCAGGTTGCTTCGGATACTGCTGGCACGGCATGCCGCCAATCTACCACCGAGCCGACCTCCGACCGCGAAGACCACGTCGAGATCACGCTGGCCAACGGGCGCAGGCTTGCGGTCGCCGCCGCCATCGATCCGATGCTGCTGGCGCGTCTGGTGCAGGTTCTGGACCGGGCATGA
- a CDS encoding ABC transporter permease: MPHDPVKLNPMVRFAAPGAEHWLGTDNLGRDLFTRMLYGARIALVISIGATVASLLVGLLFGVLAGFGPRWLDSILLLLMDAMKSVPTVMLALVLITWTGPSLWAVLLVVVLVNGPTYARIVRTQVLALRNAEFIEAERALGAGFLRVASLHVVPNIIGPPLILAAMDIPIVVGIEAGLSFLGLGVRPPTPSWGTILFDGFSYIRDSIWMVVAGGLPIVITALGFTFLGEALRDTIDPKLAKR; the protein is encoded by the coding sequence TTGCCGCATGACCCGGTCAAGCTGAACCCGATGGTGCGTTTCGCCGCGCCCGGGGCCGAACACTGGCTGGGCACCGACAATCTGGGCCGCGATCTCTTTACCCGCATGCTATATGGTGCGCGGATTGCGCTGGTGATTTCTATCGGGGCGACAGTGGCGTCACTGCTGGTCGGGCTGCTCTTCGGCGTATTGGCGGGGTTCGGACCGCGCTGGCTGGACAGTATCCTGCTTTTGCTGATGGATGCGATGAAAAGCGTGCCCACCGTCATGTTGGCACTGGTCCTGATCACATGGACGGGGCCAAGCCTCTGGGCGGTGTTGCTGGTTGTGGTGCTGGTCAATGGCCCCACCTATGCGCGGATCGTGCGCACCCAGGTCCTCGCGCTGAGGAATGCCGAATTTATCGAGGCAGAACGCGCTCTTGGTGCCGGTTTCCTGCGCGTCGCAAGCCTGCATGTTGTCCCGAATATCATCGGCCCGCCGCTGATCCTTGCGGCGATGGATATCCCGATCGTGGTCGGGATCGAGGCCGGGCTCAGCTTCCTGGGCCTTGGGGTACGCCCGCCGACGCCGTCCTGGGGCACCATCCTGTTCGACGGGTTCTCCTATATCCGCGACAGCATCTGGATGGTTGTGGCCGGTGGTCTGCCCATCGTCATCACCGCGCTTGGCTTCACCTTCCTTGGCGAGGCGCTGCGCGACACGATTGATCCGAAACTGGCAAAGAGGTGA